From the genome of Chromatiales bacterium, one region includes:
- a CDS encoding acetyl-CoA carboxylase biotin carboxyl carrier protein, whose product MDIRKIKKLIELLDESGVAEIEIKEGEESVRISRATAPMPTFAPPPMPAAAPAPAPAAAPAAATAAAPAADEPPALPPGHVVKAPMVGTFYRAPSPGAKPFVEVGQSVGVGDTLCIIEAMKMLNPIEADKAGVVKAILGENGQPVEFGEPLFVIE is encoded by the coding sequence ATGGACATTCGCAAGATCAAGAAACTCATCGAACTGCTGGACGAGTCCGGCGTCGCCGAAATCGAAATCAAGGAGGGCGAGGAGTCGGTGCGCATCAGCCGCGCCACCGCCCCGATGCCGACCTTTGCGCCGCCGCCCATGCCGGCCGCCGCCCCCGCGCCTGCCCCGGCTGCCGCCCCCGCGGCTGCCACCGCGGCTGCCCCCGCGGCCGACGAGCCCCCCGCCCTGCCGCCCGGCCACGTGGTCAAGGCGCCGATGGTCGGCACCTTCTACCGTGCCCCCTCCCCGGGCGCCAAGCCCTTCGTCGAGGTCGGCCAGAGCGTGGGCGTGGGTGACACGCTGTGCATCATCGAGGCGATGAAGATGCTCAACCCGATCGAGGCCGACAAGGCGGGGGTGGTGAAGGCCATCCTCGGCGAGAACGGCCAGCCGGTGGAGTTCGGCGAACCGCTGTTCGTCATCGAATGA
- the aroQ gene encoding type II 3-dehydroquinate dehydratase, which produces MAKLLLLNGPNLNLLGTREPTVYGAVTLEHIVETLSGRAQMAGHQLEAFQSNAEHALVERIHQAGRDGVDFIILNPAAFTHSSIALRDALLGVAIPFIEIHLSNVHKRESFRHHSYFSDIAEGVIMGLGAKGYELALEGAIAAINHSNS; this is translated from the coding sequence ATGGCCAAATTGCTGCTACTCAACGGTCCCAACCTCAACCTGCTCGGCACCCGCGAGCCGACGGTATACGGGGCAGTCACGCTCGAGCACATCGTCGAGACCCTGAGCGGCCGCGCGCAGATGGCCGGGCACCAGCTGGAGGCCTTCCAGAGCAACGCCGAGCACGCCCTGGTGGAGCGCATTCATCAGGCCGGCCGCGACGGCGTCGACTTCATCATCCTCAACCCGGCCGCCTTCACCCACAGCAGCATCGCCCTGCGCGACGCCCTGCTCGGGGTGGCCATCCCGTTCATCGAGATCCATCTCTCGAACGTGCACAAGCGGGAAAGCTTCAGGCATCACTCCTATTTCTCGGACATTGCCGAAGGGGTGATCATGGGCCTTGGTGCCAAGGGCTACGAACTGGCCCTGGAAGGGGCCATCGCCGCCATCAACCATTCGAATTCCTAA
- a CDS encoding TlpA family protein disulfide reductase, which translates to MQQQKTGNTGFIIALIVVSLVSVAAGYGFYSLSQDNAAPDPVATASQAGGLPAIDSQLIGTPRPDFTLPDLEGRDRAIGEWDGQIVLVNFWATWCPPCRKEMPAFMELREQYNAQGFEIVGVAIDDPQQVQDFIDTLGVNYPVLHGDVDAMEIAKAYGDRFVTLPYSVLLDREGRIRFIQPGELHKDVLEAEIQALL; encoded by the coding sequence ATGCAACAGCAAAAGACCGGCAACACCGGCTTCATCATCGCCCTGATCGTCGTCTCTCTCGTCTCGGTGGCGGCCGGCTACGGCTTCTACAGCCTGAGCCAGGACAACGCCGCCCCCGACCCCGTGGCCACCGCCAGCCAGGCCGGCGGCCTGCCGGCCATCGACAGCCAGCTGATCGGTACGCCGCGCCCCGACTTCACCCTGCCGGACCTCGAGGGCAGGGACCGGGCCATCGGCGAATGGGACGGCCAGATCGTGCTGGTGAACTTCTGGGCCACCTGGTGCCCGCCCTGCCGCAAGGAGATGCCGGCCTTCATGGAGCTGCGCGAGCAGTACAACGCGCAGGGCTTCGAGATCGTGGGCGTGGCCATCGACGATCCGCAGCAGGTGCAGGACTTCATCGACACCCTCGGCGTGAACTACCCGGTGCTGCACGGCGACGTGGACGCCATGGAGATCGCCAAGGCCTACGGCGACCGCTTCGTCACCCTGCCCTACAGCGTGCTGCTGGACCGCGAAGGCAGGATCCGCTTCATCCAGCCCGGCGAACTGCACAAGGACGTCCTCGAGGCCGAGATCCAGGCCCTGCTCTGA
- the dsbD gene encoding protein-disulfide reductase DsbD: MKNRLTRLLLLLLALLPLAAVAQVEGELLDPDVAFRFEARAVDADTLVAEWEVAEGYYLYRDKIRFAITGGDAVLGEPAIPAGKLKQDEFFGEVEIFRDRVRIEIPVSAQSETITLEARSQGCADIGVCYPPHTQTATLTMPAGDPADRTQANDAVAELTGLARDMGGQEEGELLDPDVAFFHSVEVEAGEQALIARWKVAEDYYLYKDKFEFRLEGPDSVSLGEAEYPQGKMKDDAFFGRMEVYVGEVAIRLPLNRPAEAVEGLTLVAKSQGCAEIGVCYPPITKTTDFDLKPASASSAAPAAASGASFSDLDFGSVDSIMQVLTGGSLGLMLGISLVLGVLIAFTACMYPMIPILSSLIVGQGEKMTAGRGFLFSLVYVEAMAVTFGVMGAIMAVIGAGVGIQAYFQSPWLLIPFAILFILLALGMFGFYNIQVPSFIQSRLNALSNQQKGGSLIGVAVMGALSALIIGPCGGPVLVAELAYAGASESIVKGFLALFVFGNGMGLPLLVVGLTGGKLLPRAGTWMNAVKAVAGVILLAVAIVMLERMPGIFPVGLTMTLWALLFILGGVYMGALEPIREGMSGWWRFWKGIGLVFVFYGFVVLLGGMTGGSGVTDPLHGSRLLGGGTVMMAPGAGGQSQAGVTQGKLEFRTIKTLADFRAEVDKANAAGKTVMLDFYADWCTYCKQFEKYVFTDPGVQAALSDTVLLKADVTATDREDRELMEALGVFLPPAILFVGADGEERRDLRVVGYMEADRFRARIQQAFGSN, translated from the coding sequence ATGAAGAATCGCCTCACCCGCCTGCTGCTTCTCCTGCTCGCCCTGCTGCCGCTCGCCGCGGTCGCCCAGGTCGAGGGGGAACTCCTCGACCCCGACGTCGCCTTCCGCTTCGAGGCCCGCGCCGTCGATGCCGACACCCTGGTCGCCGAATGGGAGGTGGCCGAGGGCTACTACCTGTACCGTGACAAGATCCGCTTCGCCATCACCGGCGGCGATGCCGTGCTGGGCGAGCCGGCCATTCCCGCGGGCAAGCTGAAGCAGGACGAGTTCTTCGGCGAGGTGGAGATCTTCCGCGACCGCGTGCGCATCGAGATCCCGGTCAGCGCGCAGTCCGAAACCATCACCCTGGAGGCACGCTCCCAGGGCTGCGCCGACATCGGCGTGTGCTACCCGCCCCATACCCAGACCGCCACGCTCACGATGCCGGCCGGGGACCCGGCCGATCGGACGCAGGCGAATGACGCCGTGGCCGAACTCACCGGCCTGGCCCGCGACATGGGCGGCCAGGAGGAAGGCGAGCTGCTCGACCCGGACGTCGCCTTCTTCCACTCCGTAGAGGTCGAGGCCGGCGAACAGGCCCTGATCGCCCGCTGGAAGGTCGCCGAGGACTACTACCTCTACAAGGACAAGTTCGAATTCCGGCTCGAAGGCCCCGATAGCGTGAGCCTCGGCGAGGCCGAGTACCCGCAGGGCAAGATGAAGGACGACGCCTTCTTCGGCCGCATGGAGGTGTATGTCGGCGAGGTGGCCATCCGCCTGCCGCTCAACCGCCCGGCCGAGGCCGTGGAGGGCCTGACCCTGGTGGCGAAATCCCAGGGCTGCGCGGAGATCGGCGTGTGCTACCCGCCGATCACCAAGACCACCGACTTCGACCTGAAGCCCGCCTCCGCCAGCAGCGCCGCCCCGGCGGCCGCCAGCGGCGCGTCCTTCAGCGACCTGGACTTCGGCAGCGTCGACAGCATCATGCAGGTACTCACCGGCGGCAGCCTCGGCCTGATGCTCGGCATCAGCCTGGTGCTCGGCGTGCTCATCGCCTTCACCGCCTGCATGTACCCGATGATCCCGATCCTCTCCAGCCTGATCGTGGGCCAGGGCGAGAAGATGACCGCCGGGCGCGGCTTCCTGTTCTCGCTGGTCTACGTGGAGGCCATGGCCGTCACCTTCGGCGTGATGGGCGCCATCATGGCCGTGATCGGCGCCGGCGTGGGCATCCAGGCCTATTTCCAGAGCCCGTGGCTGCTGATCCCCTTCGCCATCCTCTTCATCCTGCTGGCGCTGGGCATGTTCGGCTTCTACAACATCCAGGTCCCCTCCTTCATCCAGAGCCGCCTGAACGCCCTCAGCAACCAGCAGAAGGGCGGCAGCCTCATCGGCGTGGCCGTCATGGGTGCGCTCTCTGCGCTGATCATCGGCCCCTGCGGCGGCCCGGTGCTGGTGGCGGAGCTGGCCTATGCCGGCGCCAGTGAAAGCATCGTCAAGGGCTTCCTCGCCCTGTTCGTGTTCGGCAACGGCATGGGCCTGCCGCTGCTGGTGGTGGGCCTGACCGGCGGCAAGCTGCTGCCCCGCGCCGGCACCTGGATGAATGCCGTCAAGGCCGTGGCCGGGGTGATCCTGCTGGCCGTGGCCATCGTCATGCTCGAACGCATGCCCGGTATCTTCCCGGTGGGGCTGACCATGACCCTGTGGGCGCTGCTGTTCATCCTTGGCGGCGTGTACATGGGCGCACTCGAACCCATCAGGGAGGGCATGAGCGGCTGGTGGCGCTTCTGGAAGGGCATCGGCCTGGTGTTCGTCTTCTACGGCTTCGTCGTGCTGCTCGGCGGCATGACCGGCGGCTCCGGCGTCACCGACCCGCTGCACGGCTCGCGCCTGCTGGGCGGCGGCACGGTGATGATGGCCCCGGGCGCCGGCGGACAGTCCCAGGCCGGCGTCACCCAGGGCAAGCTCGAGTTCAGGACCATCAAGACCCTGGCCGACTTCCGCGCCGAGGTGGACAAGGCGAACGCCGCCGGCAAGACGGTGATGCTCGACTTCTATGCCGACTGGTGCACCTACTGCAAGCAGTTCGAGAAATACGTCTTCACCGACCCGGGCGTGCAGGCCGCATTGTCCGACACCGTGCTGCTCAAGGCCGACGTCACCGCCACCGACCGCGAGGACCGCGAGCTGATGGAGGCGCTGGGCGTGTTCTTGCCGCCGGCCATCCTGTTCGTGGGCGCCGATGGCGAGGAGCGTCGCGACCTGCGCGTGGTCGGCTACATGGAGGCCGACCGCTTCCGGGCCCGCATCCAGCAGGCCTTCGGCAGCAACTGA
- a CDS encoding divalent-cation tolerance protein CutA codes for MTNALLVLCTHPDADDAEALARTLVGERLAACVNVLPLMTSIYPWRGEIQREQEHQLVIKTRAGAFDALAARICELHPYDVPEVIAVPVTHGLAAYLNWIDESTS; via the coding sequence ATGACCAACGCCCTGCTCGTGCTCTGCACCCACCCCGACGCCGATGACGCCGAGGCGCTGGCGCGCACGCTGGTGGGCGAGCGGCTGGCGGCCTGCGTGAACGTCCTGCCGCTCATGACGTCCATATACCCGTGGCGGGGCGAGATACAGCGCGAGCAGGAACACCAGCTCGTGATCAAGACGCGCGCCGGCGCCTTCGATGCACTGGCGGCACGGATTTGCGAACTGCACCCCTACGACGTCCCGGAAGTGATCGCCGTCCCCGTAACCCACGGCCTTGCGGCCTACCTGAACTGGATTGACGAGAGCACATCATGA
- a CDS encoding efflux RND transporter periplasmic adaptor subunit, protein MKRMRHLILLLGITATGAFAQDVDATLDWSQRVALSTPASGVVREISVTPGQRVEAGARLGQLDDRRAQAELRRTSADVTRLKLTLEEAEREHQRAEELYERTVIAERDRQLAEIDLAVARADHTAAVAAHQRARVDLEDTRLVAPFDGVVLTVHVSPGETISNALQVTPMVTLASDRPMLARTWIPEAAQSRLSPGQALTVRVAGERLTGKVQALGLEAREGGDEPLYEIVVAFTPSDRVQLRAGQAAVIELP, encoded by the coding sequence ATGAAACGGATGCGTCATCTCATACTCCTGCTCGGCATCACCGCCACCGGGGCCTTTGCCCAGGATGTGGACGCCACCCTCGACTGGTCCCAGCGCGTGGCGCTGAGCACACCCGCCTCCGGCGTGGTGCGCGAGATCAGCGTGACCCCCGGCCAGCGCGTCGAGGCCGGCGCCCGGCTCGGCCAGCTCGACGACCGCCGCGCCCAGGCCGAACTGCGCCGCACCAGTGCCGACGTCACCCGCCTCAAGCTGACGCTGGAGGAGGCCGAACGCGAGCATCAGCGCGCCGAGGAACTCTACGAGCGCACCGTCATCGCCGAGCGCGACCGCCAGCTTGCCGAGATCGACCTCGCGGTGGCCAGGGCCGACCACACCGCCGCGGTGGCCGCCCACCAGCGCGCCCGGGTCGACCTGGAGGACACACGCCTCGTCGCGCCCTTCGACGGCGTGGTGCTGACGGTACACGTCAGCCCCGGCGAGACCATCAGCAACGCCCTGCAGGTAACCCCCATGGTGACCCTGGCCAGCGACCGTCCCATGCTGGCGCGTACCTGGATACCGGAGGCAGCCCAGAGCCGCCTCTCTCCCGGCCAGGCGCTGACCGTACGCGTGGCGGGCGAGCGCCTGACGGGCAAGGTACAGGCACTGGGCCTCGAGGCCCGGGAAGGCGGCGACGAACCGCTGTATGAAATAGTCGTGGCCTTCACGCCGTCAGACAGGGTACAGCTGCGCGCCGGTCAGGCCGCCGTCATCGAACTGCCCTGA
- a CDS encoding TolC family protein, with protein MRAGRLAGRFAAPLVLASVLTAPALRADDVEPLPEPLTLDHALSLVEAPHPDLATSRAALEAAEARRLGAAATNDFAADLTLDARWVEPPDVATYPDEHNDSRALLTVRKELYDFGRTRNSVEAAEAGVRASEWLLREAEARRRLDIMRRFLDVILADITFERETERMATAYVAMDRARDRNELGQVSDIDLLQLEDEYQATRMSRQAALTNQRATRSLLAQALGRPASLPSRLLPPMLPGNDAELPDYETLLAVAQRNNPRLLAAREALADSRQRLAASRAERRPSLRSELTAGAYEQEFGSRQPFVASLVLDVPLYTGDRVNAAVAAARAGFNRSQAELERTDYWLRQQLLETWQEIQTLRAQREQALVRRDYRDLYLDRSRAQYELEIKTDLGDAMVQQSDARLLTHRTEYELALAWERLAWLTGEPSLSPLLPPGEKAPLTADEANP; from the coding sequence ATGAGAGCCGGTCGGCTCGCCGGCCGGTTCGCCGCCCCCCTGGTCCTGGCGTCCGTGCTGACGGCGCCGGCCCTGCGGGCGGATGACGTCGAGCCGCTGCCCGAGCCGCTGACGCTGGACCACGCCCTGTCGCTGGTCGAGGCGCCGCATCCCGACCTCGCCACCTCGCGTGCCGCACTGGAGGCCGCCGAGGCCCGGCGCCTGGGTGCCGCCGCCACCAACGACTTCGCCGCAGACCTCACGCTGGACGCCCGCTGGGTGGAACCACCGGACGTCGCCACCTACCCCGACGAACACAACGACTCCCGCGCCCTGCTCACCGTGCGCAAGGAGCTCTACGACTTCGGCCGCACGCGCAACAGCGTCGAGGCCGCCGAGGCGGGGGTGCGCGCCAGCGAATGGCTGCTGCGCGAGGCCGAGGCCCGGCGGCGCCTGGACATCATGCGCCGCTTCCTCGACGTGATCCTGGCCGACATCACCTTCGAGCGCGAGACCGAGCGCATGGCCACCGCCTACGTCGCCATGGACCGCGCCCGCGACCGCAACGAGCTGGGGCAGGTGTCGGACATCGACCTGCTGCAACTCGAAGACGAATACCAGGCCACCCGCATGAGCCGGCAGGCGGCCCTCACCAACCAGCGCGCCACCCGCTCGCTGCTGGCCCAGGCCCTCGGGCGGCCGGCCAGCCTGCCCTCGCGCCTGCTGCCGCCAATGCTGCCCGGCAACGACGCCGAGCTGCCGGACTACGAGACCCTGCTGGCCGTGGCCCAGCGCAACAATCCGCGCCTGCTGGCCGCCCGCGAGGCCCTGGCCGACAGTCGCCAGCGGCTGGCCGCCAGCCGGGCCGAGCGCCGCCCCAGCCTGCGCAGCGAACTCACCGCCGGGGCCTACGAGCAGGAATTCGGCTCGCGCCAGCCCTTCGTCGCCAGCCTGGTGCTGGACGTTCCGCTGTACACCGGCGACCGCGTGAATGCCGCGGTGGCCGCCGCCCGCGCCGGCTTCAACCGCAGCCAGGCCGAACTCGAACGCACCGACTACTGGCTGCGCCAGCAGCTGCTGGAGACCTGGCAGGAAATACAGACCCTCAGGGCCCAGCGCGAGCAGGCCCTGGTACGCCGCGACTACCGCGACCTCTATCTCGACCGCAGCCGCGCCCAGTACGAGCTGGAGATCAAGACCGATCTCGGCGACGCCATGGTGCAGCAGTCCGACGCGCGCCTGCTCACCCACCGCACCGAATACGAACTGGCGCTTGCCTGGGAACGGCTGGCCTGGCTCACGGGGGAACCCTCGCTGAGCCCGCTGCTGCCCCCGGGCGAGAAGGCGCCGTTGACCGCAGACGAGGCCAACCCATGA
- a CDS encoding thioredoxin fold domain-containing protein: MKTTRLLTFLALLAWLAPALATETPRDPYQHFFQDTFGDFQEELEMARDEGKKGVLIFFEMDECPFCHRMKQYVLNQPAVQDYYRENFRIFAVDIEGDIEITDFQGNLTKQKDFAFKQNQVRATPVFAFFDLEGNRVARYTGAPSGVEEFMWLGEFVADGHYNDTTFIKYKRDRRAEARAQ; the protein is encoded by the coding sequence ATGAAAACGACCCGCCTGCTGACATTCCTGGCCCTGCTCGCCTGGCTGGCGCCGGCCCTGGCCACGGAGACCCCGCGCGACCCCTATCAGCACTTCTTCCAGGACACCTTCGGTGACTTCCAGGAAGAGCTGGAGATGGCCCGTGACGAGGGCAAGAAGGGCGTGCTGATCTTCTTCGAGATGGACGAATGCCCCTTCTGCCACCGCATGAAACAGTACGTGCTCAACCAGCCCGCGGTGCAGGACTATTACCGTGAAAACTTTCGCATCTTCGCCGTGGATATCGAGGGTGACATCGAGATCACCGACTTCCAGGGCAACCTGACCAAGCAGAAGGACTTCGCCTTCAAGCAGAACCAGGTGCGCGCCACCCCGGTGTTCGCCTTCTTCGACCTGGAGGGCAATCGCGTGGCCCGCTACACCGGCGCGCCCTCCGGCGTGGAGGAGTTCATGTGGCTCGGCGAGTTCGTCGCTGACGGTCACTACAACGACACCACCTTCATCAAGTACAAGCGCGACAGGCGCGCCGAGGCCCGCGCCCAATGA
- a CDS encoding heme-binding protein has translation MGKLKWAPLLAACMMWPAAHADSPLVTLQGLSLETANRRAVAAAEACAEMGYTVGVAVVDRGGNLQAFVRDPLAGPHTIDVAIQKAYAANSFQTPTLAMGDMATLNHAPRVLLIGGGVPVEAGGLHLGGIGVSGAPRRKVTGDVDDECARAGIEAVRTDIEFAQ, from the coding sequence ATGGGCAAGCTGAAATGGGCGCCGCTGCTGGCGGCATGCATGATGTGGCCGGCGGCGCATGCCGACAGCCCGCTGGTGACCCTGCAGGGGCTGAGCCTGGAGACGGCCAACCGCAGGGCGGTGGCCGCGGCCGAGGCCTGTGCCGAGATGGGCTACACGGTGGGGGTGGCGGTGGTGGACCGCGGCGGCAACCTGCAGGCCTTCGTGCGCGACCCGCTGGCCGGGCCGCATACCATCGACGTGGCCATCCAGAAGGCCTATGCGGCCAACAGCTTCCAGACGCCGACGCTGGCCATGGGCGACATGGCCACGCTGAATCACGCCCCGCGGGTGCTGCTGATCGGGGGTGGCGTGCCCGTGGAGGCGGGTGGCCTGCACCTGGGCGGCATCGGTGTCTCGGGTGCCCCGCGGCGCAAGGTGACGGGTGACGTGGACGACGAGTGCGCCCGCGCCGGCATCGAGGCCGTACGCACCGACATCGAGTTCGCCCAGTAA
- a CDS encoding response regulator transcription factor, whose translation MAEREIIVAEDNPRDREFLATALAGEVVTFFDNGTEALAHASALADPLVLSDIQMPGLNGIDLAERLWAARPTARIVFWSQFDDEMYLRALSGIIPPETVYGYVLKSNPSETLARAVTAVFDDAQCWLDPRVRPVEARSRKAGSAVTDVEYEVLIDIALGLTDNMIGRRRYLSRRGVQSRLKSLYAKLAVDQDQFAAEGVGEAFNMRARAVSVALRRGLVNAHELEQEEAALAEWLAREGLA comes from the coding sequence ATGGCTGAGCGCGAGATCATCGTCGCCGAGGACAATCCCCGCGACCGCGAATTCCTCGCCACCGCGCTGGCCGGCGAGGTGGTGACCTTCTTCGACAACGGCACCGAGGCCCTGGCCCACGCCAGCGCACTGGCCGACCCGCTGGTGCTGAGCGACATCCAGATGCCGGGGCTCAACGGCATCGACCTGGCCGAGCGCCTCTGGGCCGCGCGTCCCACGGCACGCATCGTGTTCTGGTCGCAGTTCGACGACGAGATGTACCTGCGGGCCCTGTCCGGCATCATTCCGCCCGAGACCGTCTACGGCTACGTGCTGAAGTCCAATCCCAGCGAGACCCTGGCGCGGGCCGTGACGGCCGTGTTCGACGATGCCCAGTGCTGGCTGGACCCGCGCGTGCGGCCGGTGGAGGCGCGCTCGCGCAAGGCCGGCAGCGCCGTGACCGACGTCGAATACGAGGTGCTCATCGACATCGCCCTGGGCCTGACCGACAACATGATCGGCCGGCGCCGCTACCTGTCGCGGCGCGGGGTGCAGAGCCGGCTCAAGTCGCTCTACGCGAAGCTCGCGGTGGACCAGGACCAGTTCGCCGCCGAGGGTGTGGGCGAGGCCTTCAACATGCGGGCCCGCGCCGTGTCCGTGGCCTTGCGCCGCGGCCTGGTGAACGCCCACGAACTCGAGCAGGAGGAGGCCGCGCTGGCCGAATGGCTGGCCCGCGAGGGGCTGGCCTGA
- a CDS encoding FxsA family protein encodes MFPLLLLLFFTIPLIEIYLLIQVGSVIGAGWTVFLVVLTAVLGAALLRQQGLSTLARFQQSVARGELPATTLIEGMVLLVGGAMLLTPGFFTDALGFLCLFPPSRLALAQWLARRVVVQAGGFGQAPRGPRRGGPDDGHTYDGEYREVGDEPGDDRRLR; translated from the coding sequence CTGTTTCCGCTGCTGTTACTGCTGTTCTTCACCATTCCGCTGATCGAGATCTACCTGCTGATCCAGGTGGGCAGCGTGATCGGCGCCGGCTGGACGGTCTTCCTGGTCGTGCTCACGGCCGTGCTGGGGGCGGCCCTGCTGCGCCAGCAGGGGCTCTCCACCCTGGCGCGCTTCCAGCAGAGCGTGGCCCGTGGCGAGCTGCCGGCCACCACCCTGATCGAGGGCATGGTGCTGCTGGTGGGCGGGGCGATGCTGCTCACCCCCGGTTTCTTCACCGACGCGCTCGGCTTCCTCTGCCTGTTCCCGCCCAGCCGTCTGGCCCTGGCGCAGTGGCTCGCCCGCCGCGTCGTGGTGCAGGCAGGGGGCTTCGGCCAGGCGCCACGTGGCCCGCGCCGCGGCGGGCCGGACGACGGACACACCTACGATGGCGAGTACCGCGAGGTGGGCGACGAGCCGGGCGACGACCGGCGCCTGCGCTGA
- a CDS encoding Mov34/MPN/PAD-1 family protein, with product MVWLQREVVETIEALADHCYPYEVGGMLLGYCTDDPHLVVTHIIGPGPLSKSTRHGFEPDDGFQQDEITRLFEQTKGTALYLGDWHTHPHGRPITSSTDRKTLHQIARTTDGAVAPPIMGIWGGYPARWTRALWQPSKYSSWWPTCGVVEVQSKVFD from the coding sequence TTGGTATGGCTACAACGTGAAGTCGTCGAGACGATCGAGGCGCTTGCCGACCATTGTTACCCATACGAAGTTGGCGGCATGCTATTAGGGTATTGCACGGATGATCCGCACTTAGTGGTGACCCATATCATCGGCCCGGGACCGCTATCCAAGTCGACTCGGCATGGGTTCGAGCCTGATGACGGGTTTCAGCAGGACGAGATCACAAGGCTATTCGAACAAACAAAAGGCACTGCACTCTATCTTGGGGACTGGCACACTCACCCCCATGGGCGCCCGATAACCAGCTCCACAGACCGCAAAACGCTCCACCAGATAGCTCGCACCACGGACGGTGCAGTCGCGCCTCCAATTATGGGCATATGGGGGGGATATCCGGCCCGCTGGACACGAGCACTTTGGCAGCCATCGAAATACAGTTCCTGGTGGCCCACATGTGGCGTCGTGGAAGTTCAGTCAAAAGTATTCGACTAA